One stretch of Natronolimnobius baerhuensis DNA includes these proteins:
- a CDS encoding amidohydrolase → MTTLAITGGQVLHPDITVSRADVLIDQDSGEILEIGADLAGDADETLDASDSLVTPGFANGHSHVAMTLLRGVADDKPLDAWLQEDIWPVEAELTAEDIRVGTELGILEMIKSGTTAFSDMYFEVDEIAAVVEEAGVRAVLGHTAITVGKDDDGAHADLEQSLEVAIDLDGAADGRISTTFQPHSLTTVGGEYLEEYVPKAREAGLPIHFHANETEHEVSPIVDEHGVRPLEYAVEKGLLESEDFIAHGVHVDETEIELLAETGASVIHCPASNMKLASGMAPVQQLRDAGVTVGLGTDGAASNNDLSMLDEARDAAMIGKLAADDASAVPADAVAEMMTQGSADAMGLESGRLEAGAPADLAVIDLETPHLTPRHDLVSHLAYAAAAADVKHTICDGQVLMRDREVLTLDAQAVRERAQETAESLLSRANSA, encoded by the coding sequence ATGACGACGCTTGCGATTACCGGCGGGCAGGTACTGCATCCGGATATCACTGTCTCGCGCGCGGACGTGTTGATCGATCAGGACAGTGGCGAAATCCTCGAGATCGGTGCCGATCTCGCTGGCGACGCGGACGAGACGCTGGATGCGTCAGACTCGCTCGTAACGCCCGGATTCGCCAATGGCCATAGCCACGTCGCGATGACGTTGCTTCGGGGCGTTGCCGACGACAAACCGCTGGATGCGTGGCTGCAGGAGGATATCTGGCCGGTCGAGGCCGAACTGACGGCCGAGGACATTCGTGTCGGGACCGAACTCGGCATCCTCGAGATGATCAAATCCGGCACGACCGCGTTTTCGGATATGTACTTCGAGGTCGACGAAATCGCCGCTGTCGTCGAGGAGGCCGGCGTCCGCGCCGTCCTCGGGCACACGGCGATCACCGTCGGCAAAGACGACGACGGCGCACACGCGGATCTAGAACAGAGCCTCGAGGTTGCAATCGACCTCGACGGGGCGGCTGACGGGCGAATTTCGACGACGTTCCAGCCCCACTCGCTGACGACCGTCGGCGGCGAGTATCTCGAGGAGTACGTCCCGAAAGCGCGGGAAGCGGGCCTCCCGATTCACTTCCACGCGAACGAGACCGAACACGAGGTCTCGCCGATTGTCGACGAACACGGCGTTCGCCCGCTCGAGTATGCCGTCGAGAAGGGCCTACTCGAGTCCGAGGACTTCATCGCACACGGCGTCCACGTCGATGAGACCGAGATCGAACTCCTCGCCGAAACCGGTGCGAGCGTGATTCACTGTCCGGCCTCGAACATGAAACTCGCAAGCGGAATGGCACCGGTCCAGCAACTGCGCGATGCGGGCGTCACGGTCGGCCTCGGCACTGACGGCGCGGCCTCGAACAACGATCTCTCGATGCTCGATGAAGCCCGCGATGCAGCGATGATCGGCAAACTCGCGGCCGACGACGCGAGTGCGGTTCCGGCCGACGCCGTCGCCGAGATGATGACCCAGGGGAGCGCCGACGCGATGGGTCTCGAGAGCGGCCGACTCGAGGCCGGTGCGCCCGCGGACCTGGCGGTGATCGACCTCGAGACGCCGCATTTGACGCCGCGTCACGACCTCGTAAGCCATCTCGCGTACGCGGCCGCGGCAGCGGACGTGAAACACACGATCTGTGACGGGCAGGTGCTCATGCGCGACCGCGAGGTGCTGACGCTCGATGCGCAGGCGGTTCGTGAGCGCGCACAGGAGACCGCCGAGTCACTGCTGTCGCGTGCGAATTCGGCCTGA
- a CDS encoding adenosylhomocysteinase — protein MTESAYPPISDQLEELESAQEEGRRKMDWATQHMPILEAVREEFVADQPFEGERIAMAMHVEAKTAVLVETLAEGGAEVAVTGCNPLSTHDDVSAALDTHENITCYAKRGVDDEEYYEAIEAVIAHEPTVTVDDGMDLVAAIHEDYPELIDGIVGGAEETTTGVHRLRAMDEDGALDYPVFAVNDTPMKRLFDNIHGTGESSLASIAMTTNLSWAGKNVVVAGFGYCGKGVARKASGQNANVIVTEVEPRRALEAHMEGYDVMPMAEAAEIGDVFLTTTGNRDIIVEEHFEAMKDGVLLANAGHFDIEIDLEALSDLAVDTYEARDGVEAYEMDDGRRLNVIAEGRLVNLAAPVSLGHPVEVMDQSFGIQAVCVREILENPDEYDAGVHDVPDELDKEIAEIKLAAEGVDFDSLTDTQRDYMGSWDHGT, from the coding sequence ATGACCGAATCTGCGTACCCGCCGATCAGCGACCAACTCGAGGAACTCGAGTCGGCACAGGAAGAGGGCCGACGGAAGATGGACTGGGCGACCCAGCACATGCCGATTCTCGAGGCCGTCCGCGAGGAGTTCGTGGCCGACCAGCCCTTCGAGGGCGAGCGTATCGCGATGGCGATGCACGTCGAAGCGAAGACGGCAGTGCTCGTCGAGACGCTCGCGGAGGGTGGCGCGGAGGTCGCCGTCACCGGCTGTAATCCGCTCTCGACCCACGACGACGTAAGCGCGGCACTCGACACGCACGAGAACATTACGTGCTACGCCAAACGCGGCGTCGACGACGAGGAATACTACGAGGCTATCGAGGCCGTCATCGCTCACGAGCCGACAGTGACGGTCGACGACGGCATGGACCTCGTCGCCGCGATCCACGAGGACTACCCCGAACTGATCGACGGTATTGTGGGTGGCGCTGAAGAGACGACGACTGGTGTGCACCGCCTGCGCGCGATGGACGAGGATGGCGCGCTTGACTACCCAGTCTTCGCGGTGAACGACACGCCGATGAAACGGCTGTTCGACAACATCCACGGCACCGGCGAGTCCTCGCTGGCGTCGATTGCGATGACCACGAACCTCTCGTGGGCCGGCAAGAACGTCGTCGTCGCCGGCTTCGGCTACTGTGGCAAGGGCGTTGCCCGAAAAGCGTCGGGCCAGAACGCGAACGTCATCGTCACCGAAGTCGAACCTCGGAGAGCGCTTGAGGCCCACATGGAAGGCTACGACGTGATGCCGATGGCTGAGGCGGCCGAGATTGGCGATGTCTTCCTCACGACGACGGGCAATCGGGACATCATCGTTGAGGAGCACTTCGAGGCCATGAAAGACGGCGTCCTGCTCGCCAACGCGGGCCACTTCGATATCGAAATCGACCTCGAGGCCCTTTCGGACCTCGCAGTCGACACCTACGAGGCTCGTGACGGTGTCGAGGCCTACGAGATGGACGACGGTCGACGGCTGAACGTTATTGCCGAGGGGCGACTCGTCAACCTCGCCGCACCCGTCTCGCTTGGCCACCCCGTCGAAGTCATGGACCAGAGCTTCGGCATTCAGGCCGTCTGTGTGCGCGAAATCCTCGAGAATCCCGACGAGTACGATGCGGGCGTCCACGATGTGCCGGACGAACTCGATAAGGAAATCGCCGAGATCAAACTCGCAGCCGAAGGCGTCGACTTCGATTCGCTGACCGATACCCAGCGCGACTACATGGGCAGCTGGGACCACGGAACATAA
- a CDS encoding PAS domain S-box protein, whose product MHPSDSPDSSAETALAPETDAIARPTNRSVLLFTPDDSLPPSLESHLESESGLEVSNATSTGAVLQRLEATDCLVLVADETENAGETTTASVDVLDRLRNYAPAFPVVVVTTDPDSETATELATAAHTQRWTVHVPISAHDESADLERIGQRVTDLVDHHRLDGIVSRSLAAVELTEEPLAIVAPDGTFEHVTRRYTMQFGYSPSELEGQPWQTCFSDETVSHLESTAIATVTDGWRWTGHCTGREKSGEPVPVHIRLGGLEDGSLIFVATERDGDSEQSASTDAGSEPR is encoded by the coding sequence ATGCATCCATCCGATTCTCCCGACTCGAGCGCTGAGACAGCACTGGCACCTGAGACGGACGCGATAGCGCGACCAACGAACCGCAGCGTCCTCCTCTTCACACCGGACGACTCGCTCCCGCCATCACTCGAGTCCCATCTCGAGAGCGAGTCGGGACTCGAGGTTTCCAACGCGACATCGACTGGGGCAGTCTTGCAACGACTCGAGGCGACAGACTGTCTCGTACTCGTTGCTGACGAGACGGAGAACGCCGGAGAGACGACCACCGCGAGCGTCGACGTCCTAGATCGCCTCAGAAACTACGCGCCGGCGTTTCCAGTCGTCGTGGTCACGACCGATCCCGACAGCGAGACGGCGACGGAACTGGCAACTGCTGCACACACACAGCGCTGGACCGTCCACGTCCCGATCAGCGCCCACGACGAGTCGGCCGACCTCGAGCGGATCGGACAGCGCGTAACCGACCTCGTCGACCATCACCGTCTCGATGGAATCGTGAGCCGATCATTGGCTGCCGTCGAACTAACAGAGGAACCACTCGCAATCGTCGCGCCAGATGGAACCTTCGAACACGTTACGCGGCGGTATACAATGCAGTTTGGCTACAGCCCCAGCGAACTCGAGGGCCAGCCCTGGCAGACGTGTTTCAGCGACGAAACCGTTTCCCACCTCGAGTCGACGGCGATTGCGACCGTCACCGATGGCTGGCGCTGGACCGGCCACTGTACCGGCCGCGAGAAATCCGGGGAGCCAGTGCCAGTCCACATCCGCCTCGGCGGCCTCGAGGACGGCAGTCTCATCTTTGTCGCAACCGAGCGCGACGGCGACTCGGAGCAGTCAGCGTCGACCGACGCCGGCTCTGAGCCGCGCTAA
- a CDS encoding HalOD1 output domain-containing protein gives MTGTTLDYHHDSPSLRIVDALAAVTDTDPLDLDPLYNVVDPEALDQIVNSDGDQVDHLSVQFVYDGHDVQVRGDGSIAVDGSVYAHGDN, from the coding sequence ATGACTGGAACGACACTCGATTACCACCACGACTCGCCAAGCCTTCGCATCGTCGATGCACTCGCTGCTGTCACTGATACCGACCCGCTCGATCTCGACCCGCTCTACAATGTCGTCGATCCGGAAGCGCTGGATCAGATTGTCAACAGCGACGGCGATCAGGTCGACCATCTCAGTGTCCAGTTCGTCTACGATGGACACGACGTTCAGGTCCGCGGTGACGGATCGATTGCCGTCGATGGCTCGGTCTACGCCCATGGCGATAACTGA
- a CDS encoding PAS domain S-box protein, with protein sequence MFGDWAQRLTERQLAARKHRRRPRYHGSLAVLCCCLVVGVLLSSQSLDSAVALEASDGPIPFVPLIFGLAASGDRRDTLERLTAAIETYADRLGQETVTDLTETDRSHGFGLETESGETKAPPELLTDLETVASDRDDELGHLSAAVEELVSTIQTREQCLDRQRTVTADILDTVPDLIYVLDADGDLRRWNQSVGDVTGYDDDSIAEMHAMEFFDESDRAAIETAINDALEEGTVRVEAVLRTAEGERIPYEFSASALEDPDGNTVIAGIGRDIAERTGYERDLERTTQLLAQVQRLSTVGGWELTADTSDDTREPDSTPERDDPRLSECDLRLTDETARIHGFSPDADPTLEAVLETYHPDDRPRVRTALEQSLANGTGYNLEVRLAAGDGTRWVRATGEPVQTDETAAVVRGSVQNITDQKARERRLEATSARLEALFEHSPDIIDVIDSEGTILEVNQRFCTELGYDDADVVGTKIWEHDALFDADAVKSMLADLAVDERRKFEGRFQRADGSTFPVEVHLIHLDLTRDAVPTDTTPETVTRYLAICRDISSRKAREQDLQETKRRLELALEGADAGIWEWQIDSDDIAWNETLERLLGLEPGGFEGTYEGFASRVHPDDLERVEQALQESVATGESYRAEFRMFHAEGDVRWFVARGRLIDEADPSAATDDTASAANGTRRMLGIVNDITQRKRSERRLRDRERDLERYRAYTSDIIDAIDDVVYVLSAEYELQRWNASFAAVTGCSDAELEAMDALEFIAPEDRETVRTGLDEIEELHGVPLEADIISATGERIPYEFVAAPLSDPDGDRVIAGVGRDISERLETERQLSRLISNVPGFVYRSRNEPGWPIEFVSDGVAEITGYEPAALEDGDVRWGDDIDRSDGIWTDVQTALENGESFSLVYPIETAAGERRWLKEQGSGVGNGGSPDLIEGVIIDITERIEYEQELERTTDLLDRTQGLAGVGGWELNMQDDPRTATWTDEMYRIHDVSHDVTPTLERTLECYHPEDRSAVRETLETAITTDSSYELEARLQTDAHGTIWVRAIGEPILDDGDLVTFRGAIQDITEQKEREQALEALTETARNLLHAETEQAIAELVAESATDVLESVGAAVYVLDGETNQFEPIAHTAEFVTADETLPSIPVGDSDSIVWNAYVAGSQMVIDAGSTDTHSLLFEDGGLVAPIGDHGVFVLDTPPTAIDDDIRQLFETLVATTEAAFDRLESEASLRERDAELEARNRRLRRQIEITELIRRIDQSLIGAASRAEIEQAVPERLVESDAIDFAWIGTVDTSATTLEAQTWAGAHGEYLDAAALDLEGGGGDTNSDITTVEPAVRTAHTEQPTLVENIVERLQQDDWRRTAVDAGFQSALAVPLSFDDYTYGVLAIYADEPGAFTDLERTVLLELGETIANAINAVKTRAALHAETFAELTLEIPGAAGSGPGDDILSRLAATTGGTVTYEGLGSVSADRTVLFVELSGVDIDAVETTLETLVAVTDYRQIRATDETCLVELTVAGDTLASRLVRYGGSPRSITADGAMTTVSVDVPIGTDVREFIEMLRDHYATVDLQSQRHVERETQTRQELVTSLFEPLTERQLEVLRTAYLAGFFEWPRESTGEDIAEMLEVTQPTVNRHLRVGQQQLLAQLFDEQALTLEGDLS encoded by the coding sequence ATGTTCGGTGACTGGGCGCAGCGACTGACAGAGCGTCAGTTGGCTGCCCGAAAACATCGACGTCGCCCCCGGTATCACGGCTCTCTGGCAGTCCTCTGTTGCTGCCTCGTTGTGGGCGTCTTGCTCTCGAGTCAGAGCCTCGATAGCGCGGTCGCACTTGAGGCGAGTGATGGCCCGATACCGTTTGTCCCGCTCATTTTCGGTCTCGCAGCAAGCGGTGACCGACGCGATACCCTCGAGCGACTGACGGCTGCCATCGAAACGTATGCGGATCGACTCGGGCAGGAGACGGTGACCGACCTGACAGAGACCGACCGGAGCCATGGGTTCGGACTCGAGACTGAGTCAGGTGAAACCAAGGCCCCACCTGAGCTACTCACGGACCTCGAGACGGTCGCCAGCGACCGGGATGACGAACTCGGCCACCTGTCGGCTGCAGTCGAGGAGTTAGTGTCGACGATACAGACCCGCGAGCAGTGTCTCGACCGGCAGCGAACGGTTACTGCCGACATACTCGATACTGTTCCCGACCTGATCTACGTTCTCGACGCTGACGGTGACCTCCGCCGGTGGAATCAAAGTGTGGGCGATGTCACGGGCTATGACGATGACTCCATCGCAGAGATGCACGCCATGGAGTTCTTCGACGAGAGCGACCGTGCGGCCATTGAAACGGCAATCAACGATGCACTCGAGGAGGGAACCGTCCGTGTCGAGGCGGTCCTCCGTACTGCCGAGGGCGAGCGAATCCCCTATGAGTTCTCTGCGAGCGCACTCGAGGATCCGGATGGGAACACGGTCATTGCTGGGATCGGCCGTGACATCGCGGAACGAACGGGATACGAACGCGACCTCGAGCGGACGACGCAACTGTTAGCACAGGTCCAGCGACTGTCGACTGTTGGTGGCTGGGAACTGACCGCAGACACGAGCGACGATACTCGAGAGCCAGACTCGACTCCAGAGCGTGACGACCCTCGTTTGTCCGAGTGCGATCTTCGCCTGACCGATGAAACTGCCCGCATTCACGGTTTCTCTCCCGATGCTGATCCCACTCTCGAGGCAGTCCTCGAAACCTATCACCCGGACGACCGGCCGCGCGTTCGAACTGCACTCGAGCAGTCGCTCGCGAACGGAACGGGGTACAATCTCGAGGTTCGATTGGCTGCTGGCGATGGAACGCGCTGGGTTCGAGCCACTGGCGAACCGGTCCAGACGGACGAGACGGCCGCTGTCGTGCGTGGCTCCGTCCAGAATATCACCGACCAGAAGGCGCGTGAGCGACGTCTCGAGGCGACGTCTGCACGACTCGAGGCGCTGTTCGAACACTCGCCGGATATCATCGACGTCATCGATTCGGAGGGCACGATTCTCGAGGTGAACCAGCGCTTCTGTACGGAACTTGGCTACGACGACGCTGACGTGGTTGGGACGAAAATCTGGGAGCACGACGCACTGTTCGATGCCGACGCGGTCAAATCGATGCTTGCGGACCTCGCAGTCGACGAGCGCCGGAAGTTCGAAGGTCGATTCCAGCGGGCTGACGGCTCGACGTTCCCCGTCGAAGTGCATCTGATCCACCTCGATCTGACTCGAGATGCAGTCCCAACGGATACCACTCCGGAGACCGTCACTCGGTATCTCGCGATCTGTCGCGATATTTCGTCCCGAAAAGCCCGCGAACAGGACTTACAGGAAACGAAACGCCGACTCGAGCTTGCACTCGAGGGAGCCGATGCGGGGATTTGGGAGTGGCAGATCGACTCCGATGACATCGCCTGGAACGAGACGCTTGAACGACTGCTCGGGCTTGAGCCGGGCGGGTTCGAAGGGACCTACGAGGGCTTTGCCAGCCGGGTCCATCCGGACGATCTCGAGCGTGTCGAGCAGGCGCTTCAGGAGTCGGTTGCGACAGGCGAGTCCTATCGTGCAGAGTTCCGTATGTTCCATGCGGAGGGGGATGTGCGGTGGTTCGTCGCCCGTGGCCGACTCATCGATGAGGCCGATCCGAGTGCTGCAACGGACGATACTGCCAGTGCAGCCAACGGGACCAGACGAATGCTCGGCATCGTCAACGACATCACACAGCGAAAGCGCAGTGAGCGTCGACTCCGCGACCGAGAGCGCGACCTCGAGCGGTACAGAGCCTATACGAGCGATATTATCGATGCCATCGACGACGTGGTCTACGTCCTCTCTGCGGAGTACGAACTCCAACGCTGGAACGCGAGTTTTGCGGCTGTCACCGGCTGTAGCGACGCGGAACTCGAGGCGATGGATGCCCTCGAGTTCATCGCGCCTGAGGACCGTGAGACTGTTCGAACAGGTCTCGACGAGATCGAAGAGCTCCATGGCGTGCCACTCGAGGCGGACATCATCTCTGCAACTGGCGAGCGCATTCCCTACGAGTTCGTCGCTGCGCCGCTGTCGGATCCCGACGGCGACCGGGTCATCGCAGGTGTTGGCCGAGACATTAGCGAGCGACTCGAGACGGAACGACAGCTTTCGCGGCTGATTAGCAACGTGCCTGGATTCGTTTACCGCTCCAGAAACGAACCCGGGTGGCCAATCGAATTCGTCAGCGATGGTGTCGCCGAGATCACCGGCTATGAACCGGCTGCACTCGAAGATGGCGACGTGCGATGGGGCGACGATATCGACCGTAGCGATGGAATCTGGACTGACGTCCAGACCGCACTCGAGAACGGTGAGTCGTTCAGCCTGGTGTATCCAATCGAAACCGCAGCTGGCGAGCGCCGGTGGCTCAAAGAACAGGGCAGTGGTGTGGGAAACGGTGGCTCACCTGACCTGATTGAAGGCGTCATCATCGACATCACCGAGCGCATCGAGTACGAACAGGAACTCGAGCGGACGACTGATCTTCTTGATCGAACCCAGGGGCTGGCAGGCGTCGGTGGCTGGGAACTCAACATGCAGGATGACCCGCGAACAGCCACCTGGACCGACGAAATGTATCGTATTCACGATGTCTCGCACGATGTAACCCCAACCCTCGAGCGTACGCTCGAGTGTTACCATCCCGAGGATCGCTCGGCTGTCCGCGAGACACTCGAGACGGCGATTACGACTGACTCGAGCTACGAACTCGAGGCTAGACTCCAGACTGACGCTCACGGAACGATCTGGGTGCGAGCCATCGGCGAACCGATTCTCGATGACGGTGATCTCGTGACGTTCCGGGGTGCCATCCAGGATATTACCGAGCAAAAAGAGCGCGAGCAGGCGCTCGAGGCGCTCACCGAGACTGCACGGAATCTACTTCACGCCGAAACGGAGCAGGCAATCGCCGAACTGGTCGCCGAGAGTGCAACCGACGTCCTCGAGTCGGTTGGGGCTGCGGTCTACGTTCTCGATGGCGAAACGAATCAGTTCGAACCGATTGCACACACTGCTGAGTTTGTCACCGCGGACGAGACGCTGCCATCGATTCCGGTCGGCGATAGCGACTCCATCGTCTGGAACGCCTATGTCGCTGGCTCACAGATGGTCATCGACGCTGGAAGCACGGATACCCACTCGCTGCTGTTCGAGGACGGCGGGCTAGTCGCCCCAATCGGTGATCATGGCGTGTTCGTCCTCGATACGCCGCCGACCGCCATCGACGACGACATCCGCCAACTGTTTGAAACACTCGTTGCAACGACCGAAGCCGCCTTCGACCGACTCGAGAGCGAAGCCAGTCTGCGCGAACGTGACGCCGAACTGGAAGCGCGCAATCGCCGGCTGCGACGCCAGATCGAGATCACCGAACTCATCAGACGGATCGATCAGTCACTCATCGGCGCAGCAAGCCGAGCTGAGATCGAACAGGCAGTTCCCGAACGCCTCGTTGAGTCCGACGCGATTGATTTCGCCTGGATCGGGACCGTCGACACCAGCGCAACCACACTCGAGGCCCAGACCTGGGCGGGCGCACACGGCGAGTATCTGGATGCCGCCGCACTCGACCTGGAGGGCGGAGGGGGTGACACCAATTCGGATATCACGACGGTCGAACCGGCCGTTCGAACGGCACACACGGAACAGCCAACACTCGTCGAGAACATCGTCGAACGGCTCCAGCAGGACGACTGGCGGCGAACCGCTGTCGATGCTGGGTTCCAGTCTGCGCTTGCCGTTCCGCTCTCGTTCGACGACTACACCTACGGCGTCCTCGCGATTTACGCCGACGAACCCGGGGCGTTTACCGACCTCGAGCGGACGGTCCTGCTGGAACTCGGTGAGACCATCGCCAACGCGATCAACGCAGTGAAAACTCGAGCAGCACTGCACGCCGAAACGTTCGCCGAACTCACACTCGAGATACCTGGCGCGGCTGGGAGCGGACCGGGCGATGATATTCTCTCGAGACTTGCCGCAACGACTGGCGGGACAGTCACCTATGAGGGATTAGGCTCCGTCTCGGCCGACCGAACGGTGCTGTTCGTCGAACTCTCCGGTGTCGATATCGACGCTGTCGAGACCACCCTCGAGACCCTCGTCGCTGTCACGGACTATCGCCAGATTCGAGCGACAGACGAGACCTGTCTCGTCGAACTGACGGTTGCCGGTGACACACTCGCCTCGAGACTGGTCCGCTACGGCGGGAGTCCACGCTCGATTACGGCAGATGGGGCAATGACAACCGTCTCCGTCGACGTTCCGATTGGCACGGACGTCCGCGAGTTCATCGAGATGCTTCGTGATCACTACGCAACTGTCGACCTCCAGTCCCAGCGCCACGTCGAACGGGAAACCCAGACGCGACAGGAACTGGTCACGTCGCTGTTCGAACCACTCACCGAGCGCCAACTCGAGGTGCTCCGGACGGCGTATCTCGCCGGCTTTTTCGAGTGGCCACG